TAACATTCCTTCTTTGAAGTTTACTGTACCACTGTGTTCACCGGTTACTTTTTTACCCACCCAGTTGATAGTACTTCTTTCAGTGTTTATTTTTTTAGTTTGTGCAGTAGCTACTGTCGTTCCGAAAGCTACTAGTAAGGCAATGGCAATTGTTTTTAAGTTTTTCATTTTTTTAATTGTTTTTAGTTATTGATTATAAATTTATAAATAATTCTTCGTTTGATTTGCGCACTTTAACATAGTTTTGAGTGTCATCTTCTGAATGGCGGTACCCAATGGTTGCGACTAAAGAGGCATTTAATCCTAAAGCGTCAAGTCCGAGTATTTCATTGAATTTAGCCGGTTCGAAGCCTTCCATTGGTGTAACATCAATGTTAAGTTCTGCAGCAGCATTCAGCAAATTACTTAATGCGATGTAGGTTTGTTTAGCCGTCCAGATATTTCTGTTTTCTAAAGGTAAAGTAGAGATTTTAGATTTCATAAAATCACTATACCCTTGTAAAGCATCAGTAGGCAACCCTCTTGTTGTAGCAACATTGTTGATATAAGTGTCTATTTGCTTGTCGCCAAAATCAGTAATGTTGGCAAATACTAACAAATGAGAAGCATCAACAATTTGAGATTGTCCCCAAGCGGCAGGCTGTAATTGAGCTCTAATTTCAGGGTTTTCGACTAAAATTACTTTGTAAGGTTGTAAACCGTACGATGAAGCACTTAAGCGGATAGCTTCTTTTAGTGTTTCTAAATCTTCATTCGATACTTTTTTAGTGGTATCAAATTTTTTGGTGGCATAACGCCAGTTGGCGTTTTTTATAAAATTGCTCATATAGTTATTTAATTAAAAGGTTCTGTATTTTTCTAATAAGGTATTCAATTGTTTTAATTCTTCTGGGTTTAAATTGGCCGCAAAAAACTGCTCGTGCTCATTTACTTTTGGATCAAGTTCAGCTAACACATCCAATCCTTTTTGAGTAATCAATACTTCAATTTTTCGTCTGTTGTCAGGGCATACTTCTCGGGTAACAAAGTCTTTCAGCAGTAATTTATCAATGAGTCGGGTAGTGTTACTGTTTTTAGCCAGCATGCGCTCCTGAATGATGCACATATTTGCTGGACATCCTTTTTGACCGCGAAGAATTCTTAAAACATTATATTGTTCCGTTGATAAATCATAAGGCTTTAGAATTTCGCTAAACTTGTCACTAATCACATTTTGTGTATAGATAATATTCAAGATAACTTTCTTAGCATCATCCATAGCTACGGTCGATTTTATTATTGCTTCGATTTTCATAATTACCATTACAATATTTGTAGGTACAAATGTAAAACATTTTATATTTGTATATACAAATGTTATGTTATTTTTTTGTTAATGTTTTAAAAGCCCTTTAAGATTGCCATTTTCTTATTGGTATTTAAAAGGGTAAATCGATTATATTTGTTACTCCAAAAGAAACACTATGAATTTATCACAACACGACTGGACTTCACAATTAGCAGCTGATTCCAATGCGATCATTCTTGACGTTAGAACAGAAGACGAATGCAATGAAGGGATTATCCCTGATTCGATTAATATTGATATTTATAAAGGGCAAGGGTTTATTTATGAAGTAGATGCTTTAGATAAAACCAAAAATTATTATGTGTATTGCCGTGCCGGAAGCCGCAGCGCTCAAGCTTGTAATATTATGAGCCAAATGGGTTTTGAACACACTTACAACTTGGAGGGTGGTTTTATGAATTGGCAAGGTGAAGTTGCTTTTCCGAAAGAATAAATAAGTAATATACAATATCATGAACATACCTCAATCAAGCAAAAAACGTATCGTTATTTTAGGAGGTGGTTTTGCCGGTATTGCATTAGCCAAAAAGCTTAGGAACAAAAATGTTCAAGTGGTGTTGATAGACAAACACAATTACCACACTTTTCAACCTTTATTATACCAAGTGGCCACCGGCGGATTGGAGGCAGGTTCAATAGCTTATCCTATTCGTAAAGTCATTCAGGAATACAAAGATTTTTACTTTCGATTAACTTCTGTAAAAGAAATTGATACGGTTAATCAAAAAATCATTTCTGAAATTGGCGATTTATATTATGATTACTTAGTCATGGCCACTGGTTCTAAAACCAACTATTTTGGTAACAAGGAAATTGAGCGCAACTCGATGTCAATGAAAACCATTCCGCAATCGCTCAACATTCGCAGTTTGATTTTGGAGAATTTTGAGCAAGCGGTCTTAACCAAAGAGATGAACGAAAGCAATGCTTTGACCAATTTTGTTTTGGTAGGAGCGGGGCCAACAGGAGTAGAACTCGCCGGAGCTTTGGCCGAAATGAAAAAAGCTATACTGCAAAAAGACTATCCGGATTTGGATATTTCCAAAATGCAAATCAATTTGATTCAAAGCAACGACCGAGTCCTCAATACCATGAGTGAGAAGTCTTCACAAGAAGCCGAAAAGTTTTTGCTGGATTTAGGAGTTAAAATTTGGAAAAACGTTCGTGTGACCAATTATGACGGAAGAACTATTACCACTAATTCTGATTTAACCTTTGAAACCGCAACCGTTATCTGGACAGCCGGAGTACAAGGGGCTGTTGTTTTCGGATTACCGGCAAGTAGCTTGGTTGATAAAGTAGCTCGTATTAGGGTAAATGAATTCAATCAAGTGAAAGGCTTTGAGAACATTTTTGCTATTGGCGATATTGCTTCCATGGAAACCGCCGAATACCCGCAAGGACACCCCATGATGGCGCAACCGGCCCTGCAACAAGGGAAATTATTAGGGGATAATTTGGTCAAACTATTAAACGGAAGAATGATGATTCCTTTTAAATACAAAGACAAAGGATCTATGGCTACCATTGGCCGAAATTTGGCGGTAGTCGATTTGCCACACTATCATTTCAGCGGTGTTTTTGCTTGGTTTGTTTGGATGTTTGTGCATTTGTTTTCTCTTATCGGGTTTAAAAATAAAGCCGTAGTGTTCTTAAATTGGGTTTACAATTACATTCGGTTTGACCGCGAAGGACGTTTGATTATCCGCCCGTATAAAAAGAAAAGTTTTATAACGTTTACCAGTGATGAGGTTTAAATAATATTTGTAGGTTTAGTTTTTATTTTTAAATTGCATAGATATAAACCTAAACCATTATGAAAAAATATTTCGGACTACTATTGTTATTTTTTTCTTTCCAACTTTTTGCTCAAAAGAATTTTGTTAAAGGTTATTTTATTGATAACGGAGGAAAAAGAACAGAATGCCTGATTAATAATGCGAATTGGGATTCAAACCCTGACGAAATTGAATATAAATTAACTGAATCGGATATAATTAAAAAAGCAACCATTTTAGAGGTTAAAGAAGTAGGTGCTGAAAATGAGTATAGTTTTAAAAGATTTGATGTTGATATTTCAAAGTCTCAAGCAAAAGTTTTGACTGATGATAGAAATTTTATTTATGAGAGGAAAACGGTTTATCTGAAAGAAATAATTACAGGTAATGCCACCTTATATTCATACTTTCAGGATGGTAGGTTGAAATTTTTCTTTTCGTATGATAATAAGTTGCCAATTCAGCTTGAATATAAAGAATTTAAATTTTATAATGAGATTTTAACGAATAACAATTACAAGCAACAGCTTTTTAATTCGTTAAAAAATGGGACTGTAACCGAAAGTGACATTGCCAATTTGGAATATAAAAGTTCGAGTTTAATAGCTTTCTTTATAAAGTATAATGGCTTAGATAAAAATCAGGCAAACAGTAATAAAAAAGTATTTAAAGGGAAAGTGGATTATAATTTATATGTAAAAGCAGGTATTCAAAAATCATCATTTTCTGCCAATTCTCATAATAGTTACATAGGAGATTTTAAATTTAAGGACGCTACAGATTTAAGATATGAGGTTGAATTTGAAATGATACTTCCTGTTAGTAATAAGAGCTGGTCTATTTTTGTTGATGCTTATACGATAACATACAAGGATGAACTAACAAGAAGCTTTGGTAAAGTTGTTTTTGAATATCAAACTATTGAAA
Above is a genomic segment from Flavobacterium phycosphaerae containing:
- a CDS encoding NAD(P)H-dependent oxidoreductase translates to MSNFIKNANWRYATKKFDTTKKVSNEDLETLKEAIRLSASSYGLQPYKVILVENPEIRAQLQPAAWGQSQIVDASHLLVFANITDFGDKQIDTYINNVATTRGLPTDALQGYSDFMKSKISTLPLENRNIWTAKQTYIALSNLLNAAAELNIDVTPMEGFEPAKFNEILGLDALGLNASLVATIGYRHSEDDTQNYVKVRKSNEELFINL
- a CDS encoding NAD(P)/FAD-dependent oxidoreductase; this encodes MNIPQSSKKRIVILGGGFAGIALAKKLRNKNVQVVLIDKHNYHTFQPLLYQVATGGLEAGSIAYPIRKVIQEYKDFYFRLTSVKEIDTVNQKIISEIGDLYYDYLVMATGSKTNYFGNKEIERNSMSMKTIPQSLNIRSLILENFEQAVLTKEMNESNALTNFVLVGAGPTGVELAGALAEMKKAILQKDYPDLDISKMQINLIQSNDRVLNTMSEKSSQEAEKFLLDLGVKIWKNVRVTNYDGRTITTNSDLTFETATVIWTAGVQGAVVFGLPASSLVDKVARIRVNEFNQVKGFENIFAIGDIASMETAEYPQGHPMMAQPALQQGKLLGDNLVKLLNGRMMIPFKYKDKGSMATIGRNLAVVDLPHYHFSGVFAWFVWMFVHLFSLIGFKNKAVVFLNWVYNYIRFDREGRLIIRPYKKKSFITFTSDEV
- a CDS encoding PorT family protein, with amino-acid sequence MKKYFGLLLLFFSFQLFAQKNFVKGYFIDNGGKRTECLINNANWDSNPDEIEYKLTESDIIKKATILEVKEVGAENEYSFKRFDVDISKSQAKVLTDDRNFIYERKTVYLKEIITGNATLYSYFQDGRLKFFFSYDNKLPIQLEYKEFKFYNEILTNNNYKQQLFNSLKNGTVTESDIANLEYKSSSLIAFFIKYNGLDKNQANSNKKVFKGKVDYNLYVKAGIQKSSFSANSHNSYIGDFKFKDATDLRYEVEFEMILPVSNKSWSIFVDAYTITYKDELTRSFGKVVFEYQTIEIPLGVRYYFSLNDKSKLFINLGPQFAIPLKSDFKMDQFQDVYGNFNYPFNFHYGIGFNFNNKFSLAINSMTKRNLMEDKGWDTNFKNYSLTLGYNLF
- a CDS encoding rhodanese-like domain-containing protein — its product is MNLSQHDWTSQLAADSNAIILDVRTEDECNEGIIPDSINIDIYKGQGFIYEVDALDKTKNYYVYCRAGSRSAQACNIMSQMGFEHTYNLEGGFMNWQGEVAFPKE
- a CDS encoding MarR family winged helix-turn-helix transcriptional regulator, with amino-acid sequence MKIEAIIKSTVAMDDAKKVILNIIYTQNVISDKFSEILKPYDLSTEQYNVLRILRGQKGCPANMCIIQERMLAKNSNTTRLIDKLLLKDFVTREVCPDNRRKIEVLITQKGLDVLAELDPKVNEHEQFFAANLNPEELKQLNTLLEKYRTF